The nucleotide window ACATATCGCAGTGCCTGGGTGCGAGTGTGTGTACAAATGTTTGTGCACTTTGTGTTTGTGACTATAAGCATGTGTAGGAGTGAGTTCGCATGTGTGTTTGAGTAAGCCATGCACTCAAGGAGTACTAATCATTTACCTCTAAATTGGGATAGTGAGGAAAACAAGCTGTGAGTTTAAGATTCAGTGTTGTGAGGAATCATCTATTTTGTGTTTTTATTGCCACCGTCCTCTTCCAGAACTCTCAAAtggattttagatgtgtattttAAGAATGCCCCAGGGGCCTCATGTAACAATCTTGCGTACGCACGAAAACACGGCGTACGCCAGCTTTCACGTTCACGGTCAGATGTACTAACAGTGAAATTAACGTAAGAATGTGCGTTCTTCCACGTAAACTTCAGGCCTGGCGTACGTACATTTTTGTGATGTTTGTCCGTTGGCGACTCATAGAGGCAATAAAGTGAAGTGGCAAACATTACACTACGAACTGTTCTATCGCACCTGCCAGATATTGCTTATAATTTGTAATTGATAAATGATTTGCCATATTATTGTCACACGAGTCTTATTAGAATATTCTATTAATTATGCAATTAAGTAAGAACATATATAAAGGATGTGAAAATTGATACAACCCGTCTAGCAATGGCAGCTTTGGCTTTATTAGAAGACATTTTCAATGGACAAATCCGGAGAGAACGAGTTTTTAGGGACCACGGTGATTTTCTGGCCCACGACGATGACTGGCTCATCAGCCGTTTCAGATTTCCAAGGGCTATACTCTTGGAGCTCTGCGCTGAGTTGGGTCCGAATTtggaaagagagacagtgaggagccACGCATTACCGTTCCTTTACAGGTGCTTACTACACTTGGTTTCCTAGCAACCGGTTCTTTCCAAAGAGAACTGGCAGACCGCTCAGGAATAAGCCAGTCGTGTTTGAGCCGTGCAATGCCACCTGTATGGGACGGCATCATCCGCTTGTCTACCAGGTATATAACGTTCCCATACGATGCAGGTGACCAGCCAAACATCAAAGCGCAATTTGCAGCGATAGCCGGTTTTCCTAATGTAATCGGAGCGATCGACTGCACACATATTGCTATAAAGGCGCCATCTGAAGACGAATTTGCATATGTGAATCGGAAACATTTCcattcaataaatgtgcagattATATGTGATGCACAAATGCGCCTAACAAATATTGTGGCAAGGTGGCCTGGGTCAACCCATGATTCATATATCCTTACAAACAGCATGGTTGGGATGAGACTCCAAGCTGGCAGGGTGCGCGATGGGTGGCTACTTGGTAAGTTATGCATTTAAATGTATGGTTCTatctaaaagtaaaatgtttGTGTCTGTAATTATTATTACTGCCCATCAGGAGACAGTGGTTATCCACTAAAGACGTGGCTGTTAACCCCCCTCACCAACCCACAAACTGACCGAGAGCGCAGATACAATGATGCCCATTCCCGCACTCGGTCAGTTGTGGAGCGGGCGATTGGGCAGCTGAAATGTCGGTGGCGCTGCCTTGACAGGACCGGGGGGATGCTGTTATACCGCCCTGACAAGGTTTGCCGCATCATACTGGCCTGTGGAGTGCTGCACAATGTCGCGCACAGGCATGGCATACCCCTTGGTGAGGTGGGGGCACCGCCAGATGACCCTGACCCAGGACCAGTATATGTGCAGCACAATCAACAAGCCATTCAGGCCCGTCAACGTGTAATTGCGACAATATAAATGGTACTCAGACACAAAGTTCATTTTTTGACCAATTCTTTTAATGAATGGCTTATTTCTGTGAGTGCGTCAGTGACATTTTTAAGGTGACTGTTCATTTCTTCAATGGCCCTAACAATTTGTTGTTGTGACTCCAGAACAGCATGCGTCAAGACACTGCCAGATGGACGGGCTTCAGCACTGGGGGAACATTAGAGACACGGGAGACGCTGGACTGAATGGGCTCTGGCTGCTCAGGTGGTGCGGACTCTGAGTGCGTGCCAGTGGACGTTCCTGCGGTTCCTAAGTCCAATTAAACACAGGCACATCTTAACAGTAATTTGAGTCTGTTCCTTATTAATGGGTACACGCATTTGCAATAAAAGCAGTGGATACGTGAAATCTCTGGTGTACCTTTTGCTATATTGCATGCATTTTAAAATTAAACGGTGGCTGGCTATGTATATCAAAGTTAAGGAAATAAATCTGAGTCACCTTGCTGGCAGTCCTGTAGTATATCCGAGTCTCCTACATCAGCGGATACGATTCCAGAGATTAACGTGTCTCCTACAATAGAGGCAACTCTCTGATCAAAGGGTGCAAGTTCATCGGTCCCTGTACCACCGCCTGTTCTGCCCACACTTTGTCGGTGCGCAGCAGTTCTCCGCTTAACTTCCACCTTTGTCTGACCATTTCTTCTTCAGTTCATTTACGGTGCGACTCTCAGATCCCACCGCGTTGACGGCATCAGACAAACTCGCccactcttttttctttcttttgttattaattccagaggacagatttccaaataaaatattttttcttgtttctaCCTCTGATAGTAGCACCTCTAATTCGTTTTCAGTGAAATTTCGTTTCTTGCTTGCTTTAGCCATGTTCTTGCAGGTTTCTTTTGCCAAATTGGACTAATTACCATATTTAAATTGATTAattgagggaggagacagggtgtggtgtggtgctcgTGCATGTGCGCTCAATTTCGCGTTGATTGGGATGTACAAAGAGAATGTATGTGGAATGCTGCGTACGCAGAGATTCATACATCAGATTTTTTTGGTGCGTACGCACATTTATGGCTTTGTCCGTACGCAATGTTTTAGTATGAATTCaacgcaagtctttgtacatgagGCCCCAGGTCTGTGAAAACATACTAGTAACAAACATTACAGGTTATAATCGAATATGAGATGCAGGTTTTGAATGTAGCTCAGTCATTGGTACGTTATCATGATAAAGGTCCAGGgtccagttcaacatacagtacctctctctctatagaaCTTGCACTTTTCAAACTGTCATCACCAGGACTTTATTGCAGTGTTGTGTTGGTTAATGTTGCTGTGCCTTTTTAATCAAACACAGTCAATTTGGGTTTACCTGTCATACTGATACTTGTCATTTTGTTACTTCCtcaatgtatttttattggatcTTTAGGTAAGGAAGGGTGCCGACCAAAGAATGACTGACGTGTTTGTTCATTCATtttctactactgttgtgttatAAAACTAATATATGCTGCGTTGTAACTAGTGGATCCAACTACTCAAATCCATTAAATCtgttgtacaattcaatttattGACATTTATTGAAAAGAGTATCTACTCATAGAATGCTTTAATCTGTAACAATGTTGTAATTCACTTACTCCTATGAACAATATCAACACCAGGAACTCATTCGTTTCTAATTTACATTCATTTTGCAAAATATTTTGAGACGCATACTCGTAAGAAAAAGAATAGTATAAATTAAATGAATAATGTCATCATAATTCAAAGAAGTTCAACCATGAGACTAAAAACAATTTCTTGGCCGCTTATATTGGTATGAACTTTAATAAATGGTTGATAGACAGCTGAGGCCAAAGTGTCCAGTACTTACCATAAACCGTATACATATGAACAGAGATCCTTCCTTCGTCAGACAAAAGACACCTGGCGAGAAGGCGATGTTGCCATGGTGAAAAATTCCCCACTGTCTGCAACCCCGTCAGCATTGTAACAATCTCCTTGAACTGCAGTCTCCTTGCTATATCCAGTGGGGTCTCATCATCATAAAGGACAGGAGAATACATCATATTACCACCAAAGCTTAGTGAAATAGTAACATAAAATGTCCTCTTATGCTTTATCAGAGGCGTCAAGCAGGTTAGAGAAGAGATGAATAAGCTTACCATAATGCACTTTGCAAAAGTGACCTCATACATACTTTGTTTTTTGTAGAAACATCTGCCTTTTTCTCCAGTAACAGTGGAACGAGTCTGTAACTCTTCCTCTGACAGACGTAGTGAAGGCCAGTGTTTCCCTGCTGAAATGCACAGTGAACACAAAGATCAAATAAGTCACAGAGAATGATCAGTAGCTCATTGTTCTAATACTCAACTATGTACTTCATCTCAGTACTCACATAGTCCACAGCGCCAACCTCCACTTTAGTGCTCAAAACCAGATTCATTAGTTTCACACTCTTCCTTTGCTTGTCTACCTGTTGAGAGGAGGAAGGTTTATACCACAGATCATATTGCTCTTACAGTGTAGTTTGTGTGGCTGGTCTGGGAGCCTTGACTGATGAGGAGAGACTTAAGAATTTGCCCCACTATATTCTAATGTCAGCGTTTCAAACTATATCCTACCAGAATGAGGTATCCCATCAACAGAATTGGCATGAGGATAGTGATCATCAGGTAATCCAGGAAGGAGAAGGTCCTCTTTGCAGGAGAGTGCAAACATGTCCTCTGTTTCTacaggcagacagggagagagagcatgGATCAGTGCCACACGTTTCACAAGACGCCCAGTTTTGGCATTCTCCTCATTGGTAACACGAACATTTCTGTATCGTTTATTCAATTGCATCACCTAGGTGAGGAACATCCTCATTTCCATTGTAGGTAACTACAATTACAGTGAAGTAAAGGACACGCTTGGTCTGATAGTATCCTTTTTTACCAAGTATTTACATATAAATGACATGGTGACATAGTAACTAATAACTACTGTTTGTGTATTTGGTAGTCATAGAAACAAGCATCAATACAGTTACAAAGTTACACAACTACTGTCCAAATGTCTCAGAACTGCATTTCCACTACCTTGTTCCTTATAGCTACATCTGCCTCCAGGTCCAAAAGGTACTTGACCATTCTGATGTTTCCACATCTGCAGGCAGCTATGACTTGTGTATCGCCAGATTCCCCATCTTGAACATTTAAAGTCTTGGCATCCTCGTTTAGAATGTGGTACACCTTGCGAAGGTCGTTATCGTAGGCAGCTTGGCAAATGGGCTGCGGAGATAAGCAAATGGTAGAATATAAAGTAACTTCATAAACCAGTTCATGCATTTGTAGTTGTAAAAGCAAGTAGAGCAGAAAATGGCTACTGTTtatttgactgatgtagctggcaaggtaactgctgtttgacttaacagaaaaaagaaaaaaaaatcccagtgctgagctagtagtgtaactgacatgtaacgttagctaatgtttcatcccctctcgactgaagttctgtctgaagtgaatgaactagctagctagctagtagctagctaccacagccagttcagctctagcctctagctatctgtcaggtagcagtatctaacagctgttgtgtgtatgtaaaATGTTTTTTAGCTtttgttttgtcccgtttcaacagaagtaaattaacttggcTTGTTTCCGCCAGTTGATGTACCATTAGAGCTAACTaaaagttggctaacgttagatATTTTTTTATCCTCAcagtcagtatagcaatgtaacgttattggtctgtcagtttccctagctttcacactgacacagtgtaaacagctctacaggcttcactgtcatggtgcacactcagtacacaacactatgctcatcacgtcttagcaggatcagatggtgacaggtgtcccagcagggtcagacagccagggaagaccagtctactgAGCTAAGGTGAATTTCgcagtatattataacaatcagtgaatggatacaaagttccatcttgagttgatgggcagactacagtctgggatctgggaagaattgtcatttcaattattgaaccattgctTCTATtattggataatataatgtataaatgtacaccaaggtaattatttgtcatgcttcatctgagcaggatcagtCTGTGACGGCACTGAGGTGAACGTTTGCAGAtgcaacactttattctctctgtgcagcaaacactggacaagccagaagcttcaaagattgaaactattttaaggcagtctgacaaacctcaaGTTGATTtacaaactgtatcaagggttgatagaggcttttcccgatgacactaaacatgtcaaacaaaaatataaggaagacctgggagactgatgatgatgatgaatggatacagatatgtttgaatgcccagtcatgttcatataatctcagacttAAATTACTgaagtttaagaccatccatagaatgtactatatgccagtgaaactgaatattaTGCATtcagaaatgtaattcctctgctggaggtgtaaaacacaaaaggggacatatttcaATATGTTATGCTCTTGTGAAGGCTGACTGAATTCTGGCAAATAGTATGTTATTTTATCTCAGAATGTCTACagactctcccttctccctgtttttctttgcttagaaatgttgatactggagatatcagaagaaactgtgtaacctagtgTTTATGGCGGCTAGGAAATGTATTGCCATtcattggaaggttggttatcctcccacaatgtcacaatggatggcagtaatgtcaagttatgtatcaatagattatatttattacaagattatgggtatactgtgcaactttcatacggtttggatgccttatatggaatactgtatgacaaaaagagtctgtattgaaaacatgcccttgtcaggggagatacctattaagacaatccctagctgctgggctgctcagtcctggccctgggggtctgccgtactgttggttttcactctggccttggcctaacgcacctgaaaccaataactaatgtttcactaagatcctaaagctgagtcgGGTGTGTTGGTTTGGGGCGCTGCAGGGCGGtggacccctaggggcaggaCGGAGCTCcacagtactattaggcctatgatatgaaatacagtgccctccgtaattattgggatagtgaagcattttttcttattttggcGCTATACTCAAACTTTGGATTttaaatcaaacaatgactatgaagttaaagtgcagatggtcagctttcatttgagtgtaatttcatccatatcgggtgaaccgtttagaaacaCTTTGTACATAGTCACCCATTTTAGGGCTGCaaaggtattgggacaaattcccttatgtgtattaaagtagtaaaaagttaagtatttggtcccatattcatagcacgcaatgactacatcaagcttgtgactctacaaatttgttggaagcatttgctgtttgttttggttgcgtttcagattattttgtgcccaatagaaatgaatggtaaataatgtattgtgtaattttggACACAACGTCTCTAagttaatgtggatgctaccatgattacggataatcctgaatgaatcgtgaataattatgagtgagaaagttagacgcacaaatattatacccccaagacatgctaac belongs to Coregonus clupeaformis isolate EN_2021a chromosome 1, ASM2061545v1, whole genome shotgun sequence and includes:
- the ankrd22 gene encoding ankyrin repeat domain-containing protein 22 gives rise to the protein MSARHAFACDLAPICQAAYDNDLRKVYHILNEDAKTLNVQDGESGDTQVIAACRCGNIRMVKYLLDLEADVAIRNKKQRTCLHSPAKRTFSFLDYLMITILMPILLMGYLILVDKQRKSVKLMNLVLSTKVEVGAVDYQGNTGLHYVCQRKSYRLVPLLLEKKADVSTKNKDDETPLDIARRLQFKEIVTMLTGLQTVSFV